The Bacteroidota bacterium region GAGGAAGGTGTTGGAGGGAGCGAAGGTTGACATGCGGGTCCGAGTGGTTTCGCGGAAGACTAGCTCCGGCGGGCGGGAGGTGCAAGAGGCGCGCGTGCTCGGTGGCTAGGATTCGTCTCCTCTACACGCAACGGCGCGTTCGGTTTCCGACACCCTGTCGGTTCTGCGGGCACTGCGGGCCAGGCCTGGCCCTTCCGACAGTACCCATCAGCGAAGCTCCAAATGCTGCGGTTCCGCTTGTGACGACTTCCAATCCTGGAAGCATATGTCATCCCGGACCCCGATCCGGGACCCACCGACTGGCTCCGCCTGTGGGTCCCCGCCTGCGCGGGGACGACGAGTGTAGGGATTGGGTTCGGATTCGCCCAGCCTGCGAAGGCTCCTCCCCGCTCTCCATGTTCCCCCACCGTCTGTCTTACTCCACGTCGTAGGCGAGCGTGAAGTAATCGGCCTGCTCGCTCGGGTGGAGCCGGAGGAGGTTGGCCTTCGCGAGCAGAACCAGCGTCTGCGAGGCGCGGCGCTTCGGGATGTCGACGAGGCGGGCGAAGCCTTCAACGGTGATCTGCTCGTGACGGTCGAGGTAGCGCATCAGGACCCGCTCCTTGTCGCCGAACTCGAACCGGACGTCGCCGGGCGCGCGCTCGTGCTTCATCAGCCGGACCGCCTCGCGGCTGGCCTCGATGCTCTGGTCGGCAACGCGGACGTAGGGGGTCCGCGCCCGCCCGTTGCCGTTCAGGGCACCGACGAGGTAGTGCGGCTTCTCGGTGCTCTCGGGGACGTCGATCACGAGCACCTCGCGCTTGCGGGTGACCGGCACCTGCTCCATCGTGTGCGCCACCGGCGGGTCGCAGTGCGTCTCGAGCGCCTGCTGGAACGCGAAGCGCTCCTCTTCCACGTCGCGCACCCCGCGAATCGTCCCGTCGTCTTCGACCCCGACGAAGAGCTTGCCGCCGCGGGCGTTGGCGAGCGCGATGATCTCCTTGGCGATCCGCTCCGGCCGCGGGGCGCGGTGCTTGAACTCGATGTGCTGCCCCTCGCCGAGGCGGACGTACCGTTTGATGTCGGACAGGTCCATGCCAGAGATATGGCCGGGGGCCGGGGGATGTTTCGGCTCGGAGGGTTAGTTCAGCGTGGGGGGCAGGGAGGGTAAGGGCGTCGGCGCGGAGCGCGAGGGTTTCGGTACCTTTCTCGGCTTTCCTTGAGACGCCCTCCACGCCCTCCACGCTCACCCCTTCCCCACCTCGGCCAGGGCGTCCTCCCGCTTCGCCGCCCGCGTCATCAGCTCGTAGACCGCGTCCTCGGGCCGGAGGTGGTTGAACAGGATGTCGTAGACCGCCTCGGTGATCGGCATCTCGACCCCGTGCCGCTCGGCGAGCGCCTTCGCCGAGTTGGTGGTCTTGACGCCCTCGGCGACCATGCGCATCTCGTGCTCCACGTCGCCGAGCGAGCGTCCGCGCCCGATCTGCTCGCCGAAGTAGCGGTTGCGGCTGTGGCGGCTGAAGCAGGTCACGATGAGGTCGCCCAGGCCCGCGAGGCCGGCGAAGGTCAGCGGGTCCGCGCCGAGGGCGAGGCCGAGCCGCTTGATCTCGGCCAGGCCGCGCGTGACGAGCGCCGCCTTCGCGTTGTCGCCCAGCCCGACCCCGTCGGCCATCCCCGCGGCGAGGGCCATGACGTTCTTGACCGAGCCCGCGATCTCGACCCCGACGAGGTCGGCGTTGACGTAGACCCGCAGCCGGTCGGTCATGAACGCCTGCTGGGCGCCGTGGGCGACGGCGTCGTCCGGCATCGCCACCACGACGGTCGTCGGTTTGCCCGCGCCGACTTCCTCGGCATGGCTCGGGCCGTAGAGCACCCCGATCCGGTCGGGGTCGGCCGCGGGGAGCACCTCGCGGAGCACGCCGGTCGTCGTCAGGAGCGTCCCGATCTCAATGCCTTTGGCCACGGAGACGACGGCGTGCTCTGCCCCGAGCGCGCCCGCGACCGACCCAGCGACCGCACGCACCGACTGCGAGGGCGTGGCAACGACGACGAGCGCGCACCCGTCGACGGCCTGGTCGATGTCCGAGGTAACTACGACGCGCTCAGGCAGGACGGCGTTGGGGAGGTATTCGAGGTTGCGCCGCTCGCGCCGGACGGTCTCGACGAGTTCGGGGCGCCGCGCCCAGAGCCGGACCTCGTGCCCGCCGAAGACGGCGAGGCTGTGCGCGAGCGCCGTGCCCCAGCTCCCGGCCCCGAGCATCGCGATAGGTTGGTCAGCGAGATTCGACATGGCAAGATGGGTTGTCGTACGGGCGGGTTGCAGACCCGCCCCTACCCGGTGATGCGACCGATCTCGAACGGCGTCTCCCCCATCGCCTCCCAGACGGCGACGGCCTCGTCTTTCCTATCCGGCGCGACCACCGCGACCAGCCCCGCGCCGAGGTTGAAGGTGCTCCGCAGGTCCTCCTCCGGCACCTCGCCGAGCCGCCCGATCAACTCGAAGATCGCAGGCCGCGTCCAGGCGCTCCAGTCGATATCCAGCCCCAGCCCGTCTGGCACGACCCGGCGCGTGTTGCCCTCGATCCCGCCGCCCGTGACGTGGGCGAACCCGTGGGCCAAGTCTTGGTCGATGAGGGCCTGGATCGCATCGAGGTAGGAGCGGTGGACCCGCAGCAGCGCCTCGCCTACGCTCTCCCCGCCCAGTTCGCCGGGCCGGCCGGTGACCTCGAAATGCTCGAAGAGGACGGCGCGGGCGAGGGAGTAGCCGTTCGTGTGGAGGCCCGTCGACGGGAGGGCGAGGAGCACGTCGCCCGCCTCGACCCGGCTGCCGTCGAGGACCCCGTCGCGCTCGACGATCCCAACGATGCAGCCGGCGAGGTCGTAGTCGCCCACGTCGTAGATGCCGGGCATCTCGGCCGTCTCGCCGCCGACGAGTGCGCAGCCGTTGGCCTCGCACGCCGCGACGAACCCGCTGACGATCTGCTCGGCCACATCGGGGTCGAGCCGCCCCGTGCCGAGGTAGTCGAGGAAGAACAGGGGGCGCGCCCCGCAGACGGCGATGTCGTTGACGCAGTGGTTGACGAGGTCCTGCCCCACCGTGTCGTGCCGCCCGGCGCGGACGGCCACCTTGAGCTTCGTCCCGACGCCGTCGATCGACGAGACGAGCACCGGCTGCCGGTAGCCCGCCGGCAGCTCGAAGAACCCGCCGAACGCGCCGATGTCGGCGAGCACGCCCGGCGTGAAGGTCTGGCGGACGAGGCCTTTGATGCGGTCGACGGTCTCGTCCCCGGCGGCGATGTCGACGCCGGCGTCGCGGTAGGTAGTCATGAGCGGCAGGTTCGGGTGGGGCTGCAAGATAGGCGAGCGCCCGGTGGACCGGCAGTTAAATGTGGGCGCTCCATTCCCGTGTACACTAGGCGCACGTCGCGGGTAGTTTCACCGGTGTTTACCTCTCGCTCCTATACCCTGTCACTCCTATGCCGTACGCTACCTTTCTCCTCGCTGCCCTCCTCTTCGCCTCCGTCCCGATGGCCTCCGCCCAAGACGCCGCACCGCGCGTCCTCATCGACTTCTCCGAGCCCGACCAGGCCGACCGCTGGCGCATCGTCAACGACAACGTGATGGGCGGCCGCTCTGAGGGCGGCCCCGCCTTCACCGACTCGACCCTCGTCTTCTCCGGGTCCACCAACACCAACGGCGGCGGCTTCTCCTCCATCCGCACCCGTGCCGCCGGTTTCGCGCTCGGCGACGCCGACGGTATCCTCGTCCGCTACCGGGCCGACGGGCGCACCTACGAAATCGGCCTTCAGACGGGCGAGCGCGCCGGGGGCTTCCCGATTGCTTACCGCGCCTCGTTCGAGACCGCGGCCAGCGACGGGACCTGGCAGGAGGCCAAGCTGCCCTTCACCGCCTTCCGCGGCTCCAGCATCGGCCGCCCGGTCGAGGGCGCGGTGCTCGACCCGGCGGGGGCCACCGTGCTCGAACTGTTCATCTACGACGGACAGGATGGCCCCTTTCGCATCGAGGTGGACCGGATCGCGGCCTACACAGAACCAGGCTGAGACCCTGCGGGGCCGGGACACAAAAAGCGGGGCAGCCTCGGAAGGGCCGCCCCGCTCAGGTTGTTCGGGCCGTGAGCGCGTCTATTTGAGGTCCGACGCGTCGTGGAACAGGCCGATGGCGAGGCTGTCCTCTTCGAGGAAGTGCTCGAGGTGGTGCGCCCGGTCCTCGGCGTGCTGGAGCATCTTCTCCAGGAGCTTTTTCGTCCCGAAGTCGCCGTGCTCCAGGCAGAGCTTCACGGTCTCGCGGAGGCTGATGCTCACCTTGCGCTCGGCGGCGAGGTCGAGATCGAGCATCGTGCGGACGCGGAACTGGCCTTCCGGCTCGTGGCGGATGTAGCTCAGCTTCTCCTGCTCGATGGGGCTACATGTCGGGACGAACCCGAGCACGGTCAGGCGCTCGGCCACCTTGTCCATGTGCTCGTGCACCTTCTGGTAGTGTTCTTCGAGGAAGAGGTGGAGGTCGCGGAACTGCGGCCCCACGACGAGCCAGTGGTGCTTGTGGTACTGGTGGTAGAGCACGTTGTAGGCCGCGAGGTGCTTGTCCAACTCCGGCGCGATAGCCTTGCAGGCTTCCTCGCTGAGGCCGATGGGGTTGCCCTCGTACTCGCCGACCTTGCGGATGGGCTGGGCGTGCATGGAGGCTTTGAGTTCAAGGCCGCTGTCCTGCCCGCTGGCTTCGGGCGCGTGCGCAGTTTGAGGTTGAGCGGTTTGGGTGGCGACAGATTCAGACATGGTAGAAGAGAATTCGTGAGAAGAGGCCCCGCGCTGGGGCTGACTGTGCTGTGGTTTCTTCAACGAACAACTCGGGGCCCTGTGTTCCACTCCGGGCACTCCTTCACCCTCCCTTTGCCACTCGCCACGGCGGGTCCGTCTTGCCGAGGAACGCGGCGATTCCTGCCTTGCAGTCATCGGTGCCTCGGGCGAGGGCGTTGAGCTTCGCGGCGTGGCCGAGCGCTTCGGCAAGCCCCATCCCCGGCACGTCGGCGAGGAGCTGCTTGGTGAGGGCGACGGCGGTCCCGCTGGTCTGGCTCGCGAGCTCGTGCGCGAGGGTGCCCGCGGCCTCGTCGAGGTCGTCCGCGGCAACGGCCCGGGTGACGAGCCCGGCGGCGGCCGCCTCGGCTGCGGTGACGAGGTGGCCGCGCAACATCAGGTCTCGCGCCGCCGCCTCGCCGAGCTTGCGGAGCACGAAGACGGAGACGATGGCCGGGACGAACCCGATCCGCACCTCGGTGAAGCCCAGCTTGGCGCGCTCCGAGACGAGGGCGAAGTCGCACACCGCGGCGAGCCCGCAGCCGCCCGCGATCGCGTGCCCGTTGACCTTCGCCATGACCGGCTTCGGGTGCCGGTAGATCGCCTCGAAGAGGCCGGCGAGGTGCTGGCTGTCGGCGAGGTTGTCCATCGGCGAGGCCGTCTGGAGCGCCTCCAGTGCCGCGAGGTCGGCCCCGGCGGAGAATACTTTGCCCGCCCCCGTCAGCACAACGACACGAACCGCATCGTCGGCGGCGGCCTCTGCAAGGGCGTCGCCCAGCGCCCCAACGAGGGCGGCGCTGAGCGCGTTGCGCTTGTCGGGGCGGTTGAGGGTGAGGGTGAGGACAGGGCCGTCGTGGTCGCGCAGTACGAGGTCAGACATGGGGCACGTACGCCATGAGCGGGGGTAGAAAAAAGTAGGGGCAGCCCGTTGGGCCGCCCCTACGCGTGGAGTGTTGAGCCGCACCCCATCGCCGGAGCTAGGGGGTAAACTGCACGTAGACCGGGCTGCCGGTCTCGACGGCCTGATCGGCAGCAGTCCCGATAACACTACGGATCTCCTCCGCGGAGGCGTCGGCAGCCACGTCAAGCGTCTGACCCGGTGCTGCCGACGTACCGCCGGCAGCGCACGTCACCTTGATCGTCATCGGCGTGAACAGGTTGAACGTCAACCCGGCAACGAGTCCATTGAGGAAGCTAATCTGGCTCTCGACGATAGCGACGCCCGTCGGGCACTCTGCCGCGCCGTCAACCGGCGGCGGTGGGACGAGCCCGAAGAGGAAACTGGGCGCGAAGGTGTTTTCGTAGCCCACAGCCCCTGGCGGAAGACCGGTCTCGACGCGGGTGTGGAAACAACCCGTCGCCGCGACGACGAGGACTAGGAGGAGCATGCTGGAAGCGTGACGCATGAGGGTAAGGGGAGTCAATTTGAAACAGGATGAGTGAGAGCGCGGCTCCCGGCGGAAGGTACAGGAGCCATACTGAACCATGCAACGGCGAGGAGACCGCTGCCTCGACCCCGCCGACCCGATACGCAGACCCCGTCCTGGCGTGCTTCACTGCGTCTATGCGCCCTCAGCCCACCACGCGTAGAGCGGCCACAGCTCCGCCTGCGCGCCGATGGCGTGGCGCACGAGGTCCGGCCCGGCTTCGAGCACAGCCTCGCGCGGCATCCTCCGCCGCATCCACAGCCCCTTCGCCCGGCCCAGGTCGTCCGGGAGGGCGTCTATCGGCTCGGCGAAGCTCGGCGAGGTTTGCTTCTTGGTCACCGTCGGGGCGTAGCTGAACGTGTAGCCCTGCTCGATGAGGTCGTTGATGAGCGCGAGCGTCTGCTCGGGGTGCGCCTGCATCCGCGCCTTCGCCTGCGCGAAGAGGTCTTTGGCGTACTCGCCGGCGTAGAGGCCGAACGCGAAGCCGTCGGGGTAGACGCCGTGCGAGAGTTGGACGTCGGAGAGGCGGCGGCGCGGCGGGCGGTAGAAGGCCATCCACAGGTGGTGGTGGCAGCCGCCGGCCCCGAAGTCATTCTTGAGGAGGCGGCTGAAGACGTTCTTCTCGGTCTCGAACCCCAGCCGGTTCGGGATCACCCAGTTGAGGGCGAGGTCGTCGCGGTAGCGCTTGAAGGGGTCGGTGACGAACTGCTTGATCGCCTCTTTCTCCTTCCGGTACTGTCCGATGTGCGGCTCCTCGCGCAGCCGCTCCAGCACGGCAAAGGTCTCCTCGCCGAAGCCTTCGAAGTCCAAACTCAATGGTGACGGTGTGAGGAACGGCCGGGCTTCCGCGGACACAGCTGGGTTGTGTGAAGGGTCCGCTGTTTTGCTTACTACGTGAAGGGGTGATGCCATTGAGTGACCTGCCTTGCTTATTTTTGTCGTGATGGACCGGGGGTACTCACCCCCCTACGCGACACCCTCCCCCCTCGTTCAACCCAACCCCGAATACGCTATGCGTAAAGCATTCGCCCTCGCCCTCCTCATCGCCGTTGCTCTGCCCTTCACGGCGCAAAAGGCCCAAGCTCAGTTCGTCCTGATGCCCTACATCGGCTACAACATCGAAAGCGGCTTTGGCTTTCTCGTCGGCGTCGGAGGCGAGTTCGTGGCCCCCTTCGAGATCAGCAACCTCGACCTCAGCATCGCGCCGAGCGTCGAGTACGTCTTCACGGAAGACTTCGACGGAGGCTTCGGCTTCGAGGGCGTAAGCACCAGCTACATCCAGATCAATGGCGACGTAGTGGCCAAGTTCGCGCCGAACGGCTCCATCGCTCCGTTTGCGTTCGCCGGTCTGGCCTTCGGCATCTTCTCCGTCGACAGCGACATCAGCGGTTTCGACGCCAGCAGCAGTGATCTCGGCCTCAACCTCGGTGGCGGCGTGTCTTTCCCCGGTGCCTTCGGTTTTGGCGAGCCGTACGTCCAGGGCCGCCTGACCCTGCTCGATGGAAGCGCGATTTCCATCCTCGGTGGTCTTCGCATTCCGCTCGGTGCCAACTAGTGTCTGCTGCGTTCCGCGAGCGCCCCGGTCTGCTTCGGCGGGCCGGGGCTTCTTTATCTTCCGGCGTGTCCGTCTTTCGCCTTTTGCTCCTCTGCCTCGTGTGCGGCGCGCCGGGCGCGCTCGCCCAGCTCGCCGCGGTCCCGCACGCTGGCTACGCTTTTGGCGCCTCCGGCCCGCTTGTGGGGGCCGAACTGAACGTGCCGGTCTTGGAGCGCGGCGCGTTCGCGCTCTCGGTCCGCCCCGCTGTCGACTACGTGTTCCTCGACGCGGTGGACACGGCGCTCGTCGACGCGACGGCGTCCGGGTTCCTGGCGAGGACCGGACTGAGCGCCCGGGTGGGAGCCGAGGGCCTCCGTCCGTTCGGCGGGGTCGGGCTCGCGCTGTACTACGTCACGACGGGCTTCGACTGCGGCGGGGACCCGGCGTGCGACGCGTTCCAGGGGTCGTTCGAAGGTGCCGACGACGGGCTGCGGTTCGGGCCGAGCGCCTCGGCCGGCGTGCAGTTTCCCGACATCAACGTAGCCGAAGCGGCGGTCGGCGCTCCGTTCGCGCAGCTTCGGCTCGCGCTCGTCGGCGAGGTGCTCCTCGCGGCCTCCGTCGGGTTTGCTGTCTTCCTGTAGCCTCCCCCGGTCGCTCCTCACGCTGCCTGGCTCGTTGTTCAGATCAAGCTGTCGATGTCTCGGCTGCCGTGTAGAACGCGAGCCACCTCGACCCCGTCCCTCGTCGCTCGGTAGAAGATCAGGTAGCTCCCGACCGGCCCTTTGCGCAGTCCTGGCCGCCGGTGCTCCTGCGACTGGCCGAGCAGCGGGTTCTCTGCGAGCATCCAGCACTTGTCGCGTACCTCGTCGACGAACCGGTCGGCAGCGGCAGGATTGCGCTCGGCGATGTGGAACTAGATGTCGTCGACATCGAGGCGGGCTTGGTCGGCGAAGCTCAGGCGCGCCATCAGTCTGCCGCCGCTTGCCGGTTCGCCAGCCGCTCTCGGCCTCGGCGCTTGACCTCCTCGAAGTCTACAGGTCCAGACTCTCCTCGGTCGAGCTGATTCAGCCCAACGTCTAGGGCAGCCAGCAGGTCGGCTTCCTTGCGCCGCTCTTCCTCGACATGGACCAGGATGCGATGCGCCAGCATTTCCTGCCGGTCCTCCGGCAAGGTCGCTATCTCTTCGATAGCCTGCTTCAGTATCTGCGTCATGATGCGCTGGGAAGGTAGGCGATACGGCGCGCTCAGCCTGGGGTTCGTTTCGGCAACGCCTCCATCGCCGTGCGCTCCGTGCGGAGCCGGCCGCCGAAGCGCACGGTCTTCCGGTAGTCCACGCCGAGCACGGTGCCTCGCCTCTGCTCCACGCGGTACGTCGCCTCCTCCTCCACCCCGAACCGCTGAGCGATCTCGTCGGGAGAGAGACGAGGACTGCCCGGTGCGACTTCGCGCAGGAGGTTGATGATCACGCGGGCGAGGGCTCCGGCGTCGGGCGTCTGCTGCCAGCGCACGGTGAGCACGGAGTCGGCCGCCGCCGGCGTGCTCAGGCGGAAACTGGTCACGGCCGGAATCGGCGCGCCTCCGAACGGGTTGGGCAGCAGCGAGCGCGACGTGAGGGCGCGCCCAGGGGGGTAGCGCCCGCCGGAGGCGAGGTAGAAACGCTCGGCATCGGCGAGGAGCAGGTTCTCCAGCCCGTCGTCGGTGGCGGCGGTGGCGCGGACCACGTCGAGGGCGGGGCGCTGCTCCGGAGCGAGGCGCGGGGCGAGCCGGCGGAGCGCCCGGTCGAGTGCCGCACGGAGGCTGTCGCCGTTGGCGATCTCGTACGGCTGCCCGGTGCGGTCGGTGCGGAAGACGATGGGGACGCCTTCGAGCGTGTTCGTCCGGAGGTCGAAGCGGATGGCGCGGCGGGCAAGGCTGCCCGGTGCGGCCCCCGTGTCCTCGGCGCGGTAGGTCCAGGCGAGCGTGTACCCGCGCGGCCGGGCCGCGAGCACCCGCGTCTCGACCAGCCACGCGCCGCTGAGGCTGTCGGCGAGGAGGCCGTCCTCCCGCTCGGCGAGCGTCTTGGTGACGCGCAGCGTCCCGCGCTCCCCCGGCTGCCGCTCGAACGGCACCTCGACGGTGGCAGGGGCCGCCGGCTCTGCCTGCCTCATCGTCGAGTCGGCAGGCTGGGCGAGGGCGGGGCAAGCGAGAAAGAGCGGAAGAACGGAAGAGCGGAAGAGGATCAGGCAGAACCGTGGTCTCCATGCCCTTTTTCGCTCTTTCCCGCGTCCGCTCATCCGCTCTTTCACCCCTTCAGCGTGCGGCGGCCGGCGACGAAGTCCTCGGCCATCTCCACCATGTCGGCGCTGCCGATGTAGACCGGGGTGCGCTGGTGCAGCATCTCCGGCTTCACGTCGAGGATCGGCTGGGTGCCCGTCGAGGCGCGGCCGCCGGCCTGCTCGACGATGAAGGCCATCGGGTTGGCCTCGTACATCAGGCGGAGCTTGCCGCGCGGGTCGCGCACGTTGGCTGGGTAGATGTAGATGCCGCCCTTGAGGAGGTTGCGGTGGAAATCAGCGACGAAGGAGCCGATGTAGCGCGAGGTGTAGGGGCGCTCCGTGGCTTCGTCCTCGATCTGGAGCCACTTGATGTAGTCCTTCGTCCCGGCCTCCCACGAGCGGTAGTTGCCCTCGTTGATAGAGTAGATGCGCCCCGTGTCCGGGGTCTGGATGCTGGGGTGCGACAGCAGGAACTCGCCGATGGAGGGGTCGAGCGTGAAGCCGTTGACGCCCGCCCCGGTCGTGTAGACGAGCATCGTCGAGGAGCCATAGACGACGTAGCCGGCGGCGACCTGGTCGCGGCCCGGCTGGAGGCAGTGCTCGGTCGTCGGCTCCTCGCAGCCCTCGGGGAGGCGGTAGATCGAGAAGATGGTCCCGATCGAGACGTTGACGTCAACGTTCGAGGAGCCGTCGAGCGGGTCCATGAGCACGATGTAGCGGCCAGAGTGGCCGGCGGTGCGGATCGGGATGGCCTCGTCGTGCTCCTCGGAGCCGATCATGCAGACCTCGCCGCCGCGCCGAAGCGCCCGGACGAACTCGTCGTGGGCGAGCACGTCGAGCTTCTTCTGGGTGTCGCCAGTCGCGTTCTCGCCCCCGGCCTCGCCGAAGATGTCCACGAGGCCGGCCTTGCGCACGTCGCGGTCCACGATCTTCGCCGCGAGGGCAATGTCGCGGATCAGGCGCGAGAACTGCCCCGTCGAACCGGGCACGTCGCTCTGGCGCTCGAGGATGAACTGTTCGAGGGTCTTGAGCTTGCCGCCGCCGTTGGCGAGCGACTGCTGGGTCGGAGCGGTTACGGTGTGCATAGGAGGGGCAAAGGCTTGGAGATTCAACCTATCGGCACGGGCGCAGGACGGGTTAACGCTGGCAATCTACACTAGCGCTTCGTATTTCTCGCAAAGGATGGCGAGGAGTTCACGGGTTCTGCGTGGCGCGTGCGCGGCCTCCCCGTCCGCGAGGTCGGCGGCGAGGCGGCCGAGCGCGTCGGGCGTGTCCACGTCGTACCACGGAGGGAGCACGCTGACGGCCGCCCCCGTAGCCTGCGCCCGGTCCAGGGTCTCGGCGAAGACATGGGGGTGGCTGTAGGTCATGTCCTGGAAGAGCTGCGGGTAGACCTCGTTCATCCCGAGGAGGTAGTACCCGCCGTCGTCGCTCGGCCCGAGGACGACGGAGAGCGGCGCGGCCAGCTCCTCGAACGCGCGTGCGACGAACGCGAGGGGCAGCGTCGGGTGGTCGGTCCCGATCACGGCGACGCGCTCGTAGCCCGCGACGAAGGTCTCGACGAAGGCGCTCAGCATCCGAGCACCCAGGCCGTCGCCGCGCTGTGCGTGGACGGAGGCCCCGTCGGGGGCAAAGCCTTCGGGCGCGGGGCGGGCCGACGGGGCGAGGTAGAGCCGCACGTCGAGCGGCACGGTCTCCGCCAGGTGCCGGTAGGCGTCGAGACTGTCGAAGAGGAAGGCTGCGTAGAGATCGGCCGCTTCGCCCGGCGTCAGGAGGGCCGTCAGCCGGGTCTTGACGGCCCCCGGCTCGGGCTGCTTGGCGAAGACGAGGAGCGCCGCGCGGCGCGGCTGGGCGGGTGCGCTCATGCCGGCCCCGGCAGCCGGAGGGTGAGGACGTGGCGGCCGCTGGCGTCGCCCTGGCGCAGCGCCTCGCCGCCGGCCAGGCGCATGGTCTGCTCGACCACGCTGCGGCCGAGCGCGACGCAGTCGGCGGCGGCGTCGAGCGACGCCCGGCTCTCGGTCCACACCGCCTCGACGACGGCCTGCGGCCCCTCGACGCCGACGCGGAGTTCGACGCCGGCCGCGTCGGCCGCCTGCAAGGCATCGACCACGAGGCGGCGCAGCGTGCCGGTGACGAGGTTGCGGTCCGCCTGCGCCATGACCTTTTTGCGCTCCGAGTCTACGTGGAGCGGGACGCCGCACTGCATGGCCAGGCCTCGCTGCGCCGCGGCGGCCTGCCGCGCGAGGTCGAGCACGTCCACGCCCTCCGGCTGGACCCCGACTTCGCCCGCCGCCACCCGGTGCAGGTCGAGCGCCGAGCGCAGCACGTCGGCCATCCACGCGCTGCGACGCTCGGAGCGCTCGGCGAAGGCGAGGGCGCACTCGGCCGCGCCGCGCAGCAGCCCGTCGGCCTGCGGCGTCGACGGGCCGGCCAGCGGATCCGCCGGCTCCGGCGTGCCGGGCTCGGGGAGCGGGTCCGGGGGCGGACGCTCGGCTTCGGGCTCCTCGGCGGCCGGCGGCGGGGCCGGGCTAGGTTCTGCGACCGTCTCGTCCGCAGCACGCTTTCGCTCTATCTCGTACTGCGCGATCGCGTAGCGGATGTAGCGTGCCAGCGAGGTGCTGTCGACGTACCACTTGACGAGGTAGTCCACGGCCCCGAGGCGCTTGGCCTCGGCGGCCGAGGCCGCGTCGTCCAGGCCGGTCAGCACGATCAGCGGCACGTCGGGGGCAGCGTCGCGGACCTGGCCGACGGTCTCCATCCCCTGCGCGTCGGGCAGCGAGAGGTCGACCATCAGGATGTCGAAGGCCGCACCGCCCAGGTGCTCGAGGCCCTCGCCGAGGCGCTGGGCGTGGACGAGGTCGTAGTCCAGCTCGCTGCCGTCCAGCGTCTCGCGGAAGATGACGGCGTCGCCGGGGTTGTCCTCGACCAGCAGGATACGGGTCATGTCAAATGCCGAGTGTCAAGTGGCGAATGTCGAGCGGCCTGTCGCAGCGCCCACTCGTCATTCGGCATTCGCAGTTCGTCATTCCGAGGGCAGTTTGACGAGGGAGAGCCAGAAGTCGTCGATGGCGCGGACGACTTCGAGGAACTGGTCGAGGTCGACGGGCTTGG contains the following coding sequences:
- a CDS encoding response regulator — translated: MTRILLVEDNPGDAVIFRETLDGSELDYDLVHAQRLGEGLEHLGGAAFDILMVDLSLPDAQGMETVGQVRDAAPDVPLIVLTGLDDAASAAEAKRLGAVDYLVKWYVDSTSLARYIRYAIAQYEIERKRAADETVAEPSPAPPPAAEEPEAERPPPDPLPEPGTPEPADPLAGPSTPQADGLLRGAAECALAFAERSERRSAWMADVLRSALDLHRVAAGEVGVQPEGVDVLDLARQAAAAQRGLAMQCGVPLHVDSERKKVMAQADRNLVTGTLRRLVVDALQAADAAGVELRVGVEGPQAVVEAVWTESRASLDAAADCVALGRSVVEQTMRLAGGEALRQGDASGRHVLTLRLPGPA